The following proteins are co-located in the Paludibaculum fermentans genome:
- the atzF gene encoding allophanate hydrolase gives MTPAERIRKAYERIRQRGAAPIWISLLPEEDVIRRTESIDPTLPLAGLTFAVKDNIDLAGLPTTAACPAFAYTPQRSATVVRLLEEAGAIAIGKTNLDQFATGLVGVRSPYGICTSVFSEGYISGGSSSGSAVSVALEDVDFALGTDTAGSGRVPAAFNNLIGLKPTRGIFSMTGVVPACRTLDCVSVFARDLTLAERVFRIAAQPDPEDWSTRTFQDPGDTWSGTRFRVGVPAPAQLEFFGDNESRRLFEAAVARCERAGGQRVEIDYEPFRAAAELLYSGPWVAERLAALEDFARDHAEEMHPVTRKIITSAGTLTAVQAFQAAYKLGELKSKTAAVWNSIDFLLLPTTGTIYKVEEVEADPLRLNTNLGFYTNFVNLLDLSALAIPAGFRPNGTPFGVTLIGPAMADLALARVAARLLPEQCVQVAVVGAHLTGQPLNSQLTSRGGTLVKTCRTSPDYRFYALANSTPAKPGLIREEGFDGPGIEVEIWSVPVSEFGSFVALIPSPLGIGTLRLDDGTQVKGFICEPAGVTGAREITSLGGWRAYLQSRA, from the coding sequence ATGACACCCGCCGAACGCATCCGCAAAGCTTACGAGCGAATCCGGCAACGAGGCGCCGCGCCGATCTGGATCTCCCTCTTGCCCGAAGAAGATGTCATTCGGCGCACCGAATCCATCGATCCGACGTTGCCCCTGGCCGGCCTCACCTTCGCCGTAAAGGACAACATCGACCTCGCCGGCCTGCCCACCACCGCCGCCTGCCCGGCCTTCGCCTACACGCCCCAGCGCTCGGCTACGGTCGTCCGCCTGCTGGAGGAGGCCGGAGCCATCGCCATCGGCAAGACGAACCTCGATCAGTTCGCCACCGGTCTCGTCGGCGTCCGCTCGCCCTACGGCATCTGCACCTCCGTCTTCTCGGAAGGCTACATCTCCGGTGGCTCCAGTTCCGGCTCCGCCGTCTCCGTCGCGCTGGAAGACGTTGACTTCGCCCTCGGCACCGACACCGCCGGCTCCGGCCGCGTCCCGGCCGCCTTCAACAATCTCATCGGACTCAAGCCCACTCGCGGCATCTTCAGCATGACCGGAGTCGTGCCCGCCTGCCGCACCCTCGACTGCGTCTCCGTCTTTGCGCGCGACCTCACCCTGGCCGAGCGCGTCTTCCGCATCGCCGCCCAGCCCGACCCCGAAGACTGGTCCACCCGCACCTTCCAGGATCCCGGCGACACCTGGTCCGGCACCCGCTTCCGCGTCGGCGTCCCTGCCCCAGCCCAACTCGAGTTCTTCGGAGACAACGAATCGCGCCGCCTCTTCGAAGCCGCCGTCGCTCGTTGCGAACGAGCCGGAGGTCAACGCGTCGAGATCGACTACGAGCCCTTCCGCGCCGCCGCCGAACTGCTCTACTCCGGGCCCTGGGTCGCCGAACGCCTCGCCGCCCTGGAAGACTTCGCCCGTGATCATGCCGAGGAGATGCACCCCGTCACCCGCAAGATCATCACCAGTGCCGGCACCCTTACCGCCGTGCAGGCGTTCCAGGCCGCCTACAAACTGGGTGAACTGAAATCGAAGACCGCCGCCGTGTGGAACTCCATCGACTTCCTCCTCCTGCCCACAACCGGCACCATCTACAAGGTCGAAGAGGTCGAAGCCGATCCCCTTCGCCTCAACACCAACCTCGGCTTCTACACCAACTTCGTCAACCTCCTCGACCTCAGCGCCCTCGCTATCCCCGCCGGCTTCCGGCCCAACGGCACACCCTTCGGTGTCACGCTGATCGGCCCCGCCATGGCCGACCTCGCGCTCGCCCGAGTGGCCGCCCGTCTCCTGCCAGAACAATGCGTCCAGGTCGCCGTAGTCGGTGCGCACCTCACCGGCCAGCCCTTGAACAGCCAGCTCACCTCGCGCGGCGGCACACTCGTCAAGACCTGCCGCACTTCGCCGGATTATCGCTTCTACGCCCTGGCAAACTCGACGCCCGCCAAGCCCGGTCTCATCCGCGAAGAAGGCTTCGACGGCCCCGGCATCGAAGTGGAAATCTGGAGCGTCCCCGTGAGCGAGTTCGGCAGTTTCGTAGCCCTCATACCGTCGCCGTTAGGCATCGGGACGCTCCGTCTCGACGATGGCACGCAGGTGAAGGGCTTCATCTGCGAACCCGCCGGCGTCACAGGCGCCCGCGAAATCACCTCCTTGGGCGGCTGGCGCGCCTATCTCCAAAGCCGCGCCTGA
- a CDS encoding Gfo/Idh/MocA family protein gives MRRRQFLVAASAAASQSWAGANDKVRVAVIGVGSRGTAHIKEMLPAGNIEVAAVVDPDGRRTEAAAAIVKKQTGKSPRIESDMRRVFDDKNIDAVTIATTNHWHTLTAIWAMQAGKDVYVEKPVSHNVWEGTKLVEAARHYNRMAAGGTQRRWWGRFRKAVELIHGGTIGDVYQGNFVFPGPRESIGFKPVQPPPAWLNWDLWLGPAPEQPYHENLVHYNWHWFWDFGNGEMGNNAIHLLDITRWAMKKTLPVRVHSTGGRFGYKDQAQTPNTQNATWVYEDGSMIVGQLRGLYTPEAMSWDFFGTKGHLHIFDDGRVQVTLGRNKQPEPEPSYPPDVDHFKQFAEAVRTRNRNLLLAEIEETAISTALCHLSNISYRVNRDLRFDPAKMQFSGDSEANGLLTRQYRSPYVVPNVV, from the coding sequence ATGCGACGACGACAATTTCTGGTAGCTGCTTCGGCGGCGGCATCGCAATCGTGGGCGGGCGCGAACGACAAGGTTCGCGTCGCTGTGATCGGAGTGGGCTCGCGCGGCACCGCGCATATCAAAGAGATGCTGCCGGCGGGCAACATCGAGGTGGCCGCGGTGGTGGATCCGGATGGCCGGCGCACGGAAGCGGCAGCGGCGATCGTGAAGAAGCAGACCGGCAAGTCGCCGAGGATCGAGTCTGACATGCGCCGCGTGTTCGACGACAAGAACATCGACGCGGTGACGATTGCGACGACGAATCACTGGCACACGCTGACAGCCATCTGGGCCATGCAGGCGGGTAAGGATGTGTACGTCGAGAAGCCCGTGTCGCACAACGTGTGGGAGGGTACGAAGCTGGTGGAGGCGGCCCGCCATTACAACCGGATGGCGGCCGGTGGGACGCAGCGCCGCTGGTGGGGCCGGTTTCGCAAGGCGGTGGAACTGATTCACGGAGGAACCATCGGTGACGTGTATCAGGGCAACTTTGTCTTTCCGGGTCCCCGGGAATCAATAGGATTCAAGCCGGTGCAGCCGCCGCCGGCGTGGCTGAACTGGGATCTGTGGCTGGGGCCGGCTCCGGAGCAGCCGTATCACGAGAATCTGGTGCACTACAACTGGCACTGGTTCTGGGATTTCGGCAACGGCGAAATGGGCAACAACGCCATCCACCTGCTGGATATTACGCGTTGGGCGATGAAGAAGACGCTGCCGGTGCGGGTGCATTCGACAGGCGGGCGGTTCGGGTACAAGGACCAGGCGCAGACGCCGAACACGCAGAACGCGACGTGGGTGTACGAAGACGGCTCGATGATTGTGGGCCAGCTGCGCGGGCTGTATACGCCTGAGGCGATGTCGTGGGACTTCTTCGGCACGAAGGGGCACCTTCACATCTTCGACGACGGCAGGGTGCAGGTCACCCTGGGCCGGAACAAGCAACCGGAGCCTGAGCCGTCCTATCCGCCCGACGTTGACCATTTCAAGCAGTTTGCCGAAGCCGTGAGGACGCGGAACCGGAATCTGCTGCTGGCGGAGATCGAAGAGACCGCCATTTCGACGGCGCTGTGTCATCTGAGCAACATCTCGTACCGGGTGAACCGCGATTTGCGGTTCGACCCGGCGAAGATGCAGTTTTCCGGCGACTCGGAGGCGAACGGGCTGCTGACGCGGCAGTATAGAAGCCCGTACGTGGTGCCCAACGTGGTTTAG
- a CDS encoding Gfo/Idh/MocA family protein, with protein sequence MTERREFIKSAVIGAAAAMQGAAQDRPLRVGFIGTGNRGGALLGPVLRMPWVQVTALCDVDEAALAKGQDRVQTAGQPKPATFTGSKEAYRRLVERNDVDAVIVATPWQYHVPMALAAMKAGKAVGVEVPAAQTVEGCWELLETRDKTGSPCMMLENWSFRRDNLAVLNMIRLGLLGEIVHCHCAHGNDCVNRTPWYFDRQGNARWGGEYLIQRNCDQYPTHSLGPVLSWMDINCGDALDSIVSMASRSLGINHYFEKTLGPDNPAAKRHYAQGDIVSSLIKTKRGNTIVLNNDMQLPRPYDNRWMIQGTEGVYSEERNSIYLWRRSPKVHEWEAFPPYQAKYDHTWWKPVKSDKPGVDQTAAGHGGTDPLLLYKYLEAVRDKQPLPLSLEDGLTMSVVVPLSQESIAGGSKPVSFPDFTRGQWKTAKPYFAVDTTSALA encoded by the coding sequence ATGACGGAACGCAGAGAGTTCATCAAGAGCGCCGTGATCGGCGCGGCCGCCGCCATGCAGGGGGCGGCCCAGGATCGCCCGCTGCGGGTGGGTTTCATCGGGACGGGCAATCGCGGCGGGGCGCTGCTGGGTCCGGTGCTGCGCATGCCGTGGGTGCAGGTGACGGCCCTGTGCGACGTGGATGAAGCGGCGCTGGCGAAGGGGCAGGACCGGGTGCAAACCGCGGGTCAGCCGAAGCCGGCGACGTTCACGGGATCGAAGGAAGCTTACCGGCGCCTGGTGGAGCGGAACGATGTGGACGCGGTGATTGTGGCGACGCCCTGGCAGTATCACGTTCCGATGGCGTTGGCGGCGATGAAGGCGGGCAAGGCGGTGGGGGTTGAGGTGCCGGCGGCGCAGACGGTGGAGGGGTGTTGGGAGCTGCTGGAGACGCGCGACAAGACGGGGTCGCCGTGCATGATGCTGGAGAACTGGTCGTTCCGGCGAGACAACCTGGCGGTGCTGAACATGATCCGGCTGGGCCTGCTAGGTGAGATTGTGCACTGCCACTGCGCGCACGGGAACGACTGCGTGAACCGGACTCCGTGGTACTTCGACCGGCAGGGCAACGCGCGGTGGGGCGGCGAGTATCTGATCCAGCGGAATTGCGACCAGTATCCGACGCACAGCCTGGGTCCGGTGCTGAGCTGGATGGATATCAACTGCGGCGATGCGCTGGACAGTATCGTCTCGATGGCCAGCCGGTCGCTGGGGATCAATCACTACTTCGAGAAAACGCTGGGACCGGACAATCCGGCGGCAAAGCGGCACTACGCGCAGGGGGACATTGTGTCGTCCCTGATCAAGACGAAGCGCGGCAACACGATTGTGCTGAACAACGATATGCAGCTTCCGCGGCCGTACGACAACCGCTGGATGATTCAGGGCACCGAGGGTGTGTACAGCGAAGAGCGGAACTCGATCTATCTGTGGCGGCGCAGCCCGAAGGTACACGAGTGGGAGGCGTTTCCACCGTACCAGGCGAAGTACGACCACACGTGGTGGAAGCCGGTGAAGTCCGACAAGCCGGGTGTCGACCAGACAGCGGCGGGTCATGGGGGTACGGATCCACTGTTGCTGTACAAGTATCTGGAGGCGGTAAGGGACAAGCAGCCGCTGCCGTTGTCACTGGAGGATGGGTTGACGATGAGCGTGGTGGTGCCGTTGTCGCAGGAATCGATCGCGGGCGGCAGCAAGCCGGTGTCGTTCCCGGATTTCACGCGCGGGCAATGGAAGACGGCGAAGCCGTATTTCGCGGTGGACACGACCTCGGCGCTCGCATAG
- a CDS encoding DUF2264 domain-containing protein — protein MTRRDLFGTVALAGVLSEESMPAVSGEFYLPWLNALVKGYLTNAKRTSDSLAVCDFEGGSKRPDGLSRSGKTYCSVSRMLPALAACVMAGRDAEGVLFQAILSVYRHAFDPEHRDYWGPSPAEKPDLRQVESSLVAWTLWLLRDRLPGALTVAERENVQRWLASCTVREVRYNNFAWFTAVNQAVRLALSERWSEFHGDEAWMLDDLRAMDAMYAGDGWYTDGKGTHIHDYYSFWVFASHYLYWREIIGAKYPEWNSRFEGRVKQLMLQAPELFSASGAHAMMGVSLVYRFAVLTALVLAYRQGLWPHSAGLLRGLVRRNMAFFWGHGAFDGQKGKLRETISEVGTPEFAESYIDNGHPYWGMQAFAFLLIPRRDAFWTEREEELPCEKRDFVTALAGPGVLISGCKSTGESRLHFVNNGRFDAIYRDRYTKFSYSGQLFFCFTKRKDRATWDSALVFRDPASGLIAGRAGVEGGRLVDGGYETEWWAVVEGIRIRVRSRIRPDGDREFRSHVVEATESAIARKVEIWEGSAALPFAENEQIEIKGAGQRLAASAPLGRVGVTEYSGYDEAVVESRFEPVFGRENIHLFAPRCAVLTLKTVLRQPVTALSATFLCRPARGKGGVA, from the coding sequence ATGACCAGACGTGACCTGTTTGGCACCGTTGCACTGGCGGGTGTGCTTTCGGAGGAGAGCATGCCCGCAGTGAGCGGAGAGTTCTACCTGCCCTGGCTGAACGCGCTGGTGAAGGGGTATCTGACCAACGCGAAGAGAACGAGCGACAGCCTGGCGGTTTGTGATTTTGAGGGTGGCAGCAAGCGGCCGGACGGTCTTTCGCGATCGGGGAAGACGTATTGCAGCGTGTCGCGAATGCTGCCGGCGCTGGCGGCCTGCGTGATGGCTGGGCGGGATGCGGAGGGAGTGCTGTTCCAGGCGATTCTCAGCGTGTACCGGCACGCTTTTGATCCGGAGCATCGGGATTATTGGGGTCCTTCTCCAGCGGAGAAGCCCGACCTGCGGCAGGTGGAGTCGTCCCTGGTGGCCTGGACGCTGTGGCTGCTCAGGGACCGGCTGCCGGGCGCACTAACCGTGGCGGAGCGCGAGAACGTGCAGAGGTGGCTGGCGTCCTGCACGGTGCGGGAGGTGCGGTACAACAATTTCGCGTGGTTCACGGCGGTGAACCAGGCGGTGCGGCTGGCGCTGTCGGAGCGTTGGAGCGAGTTCCACGGCGATGAAGCCTGGATGCTGGACGATTTGAGGGCCATGGACGCGATGTATGCCGGCGACGGCTGGTATACGGACGGCAAGGGCACGCACATTCACGATTACTATTCGTTCTGGGTGTTCGCGAGCCACTATCTGTACTGGCGCGAGATCATCGGCGCAAAGTACCCGGAGTGGAACAGCCGTTTTGAGGGGCGGGTGAAGCAGTTGATGCTGCAGGCTCCGGAGTTGTTCTCGGCGAGCGGGGCGCATGCGATGATGGGCGTCTCGCTGGTGTACCGGTTCGCGGTATTGACGGCGTTGGTGCTGGCGTACCGGCAAGGCTTATGGCCGCATTCGGCCGGGCTGCTGCGCGGGCTGGTGCGGCGCAACATGGCGTTCTTCTGGGGGCATGGCGCGTTCGACGGGCAGAAGGGCAAGCTGCGGGAGACGATCTCCGAGGTGGGCACGCCGGAGTTCGCGGAGTCGTATATCGACAACGGCCATCCGTACTGGGGCATGCAGGCGTTCGCGTTCCTGCTGATCCCGCGCAGGGATGCGTTCTGGACAGAGAGAGAGGAAGAGTTGCCCTGCGAGAAGCGGGACTTCGTCACCGCCCTGGCGGGGCCGGGCGTCCTGATTTCGGGGTGCAAGAGCACGGGCGAGTCGCGGCTGCATTTCGTGAACAACGGGCGGTTTGATGCGATCTACCGGGACCGATATACGAAGTTCTCGTACTCCGGGCAACTCTTCTTTTGTTTCACGAAGCGCAAGGACAGGGCCACGTGGGACAGCGCGCTGGTGTTCCGGGATCCGGCGAGCGGCCTGATTGCGGGGCGCGCCGGTGTGGAGGGCGGACGGCTGGTGGACGGCGGATATGAGACGGAGTGGTGGGCGGTGGTGGAAGGGATTCGGATTCGGGTGCGCAGCAGGATCCGGCCGGATGGCGACAGGGAGTTTCGCTCGCATGTGGTGGAGGCTACGGAGAGCGCAATTGCGAGGAAAGTGGAGATCTGGGAGGGTTCCGCCGCGTTGCCATTCGCGGAGAATGAACAGATTGAGATTAAGGGCGCCGGGCAGCGACTGGCGGCCTCGGCCCCATTGGGGCGCGTGGGCGTGACGGAGTACAGCGGCTATGACGAGGCGGTGGTGGAGTCCAGGTTCGAGCCTGTGTTCGGGCGAGAGAACATCCACCTGTTCGCGCCACGCTGTGCGGTGTTGACATTGAAGACGGTGCTGCGGCAGCCGGTGACGGCGCTGAGTGCGACGTTCCTGTGCAGGCCGGCCCGAGGAAAAGGAGGAGTGGCTTGA
- a CDS encoding TonB-dependent receptor translates to MKAVKLKSPAGPLFVLLLLVSSLSAPVAAQSTFGSVVGQVADSTGGAVPNAKVGLLEVRTHVTRQATTSPDGLYEFLNVPQGEYKIVIEMAGFKRFATANFELQARQIVRMDAGLVVGEVASTVEVAASAPLVNTETPTVSSVRSNEQLLKGPFMYRSAATSPARVLGLFSESQLGVSEERQFSLSGGMVYQNDVSVDGILSTNIRDNGIGLRAEGLFPSTDTIQELKVSSVNNNAEFAQMGSITTITKSGTNAYHGSVLYNYYGNSMRANPSYFAKQVNNGVLPREVNNDIVGNVGGRIIPNRTFFFTAYERLTKYGLVRNSTSGITVPENDIRQGDFSRFLTTAQKIVINDPATNQPFAGNIIPASRINSVSRKIADKYIGPVNVASNLYFYLQDNAPEIQQNYDVRVDHYFGNRHNVFGRYSWKAYNRKAATNFESEGGLQTLTPSHTMVLSDNFVIRPNLINEARFGFSLLKDVTLSGIRARDFLQDTGLKLVTSSIPDISGASNVNISGYTAFGRAKDQPLVTHTYEFGDNVTWQAGHHTVKAGVQVHWLNFQQPAGGYGELGTFTFDNNLTRGTNHPFANFLLGVPTVVNQTQPGPGVDASTNHYGFFVQDEWRLRKVTFSLGLRYELHSPFEDAKGNIANFLQGSANGDVVVPSEASRAMATPRFVNAIGTARILTADQAGIPGRLRFTDRNNFAPRIGVAWRPFNNNKTVLRAGYGLYTVRVLGPFFAGMTDIHTSGQQIFTNTFNDATSSHSIVWPNTSNSLADLGNVAVGTLNFSSANAIRFRDPYTQQWSFTIEREVARRNSVRVTYTGNHGVGLVTSPNINEVAPNTVGYNNLPASARQYPNYRQVRLRANGGSSSYHDLTFQHRLLGLGGLTVTNSYKFAKGISNVETDPNVANFSNEIPADLNNRFDPRYWRGPMVGIPYHRLLTDFLWDVPLGRGRHWGRSWNRLVDGIAGGWTVSSIMMFQSGPHLTPFFTSHCQAGTDCSSRNRPDVVAGQDPDTGLKTTEAWFNTAAFTKAPFLSADGKSVFAGRFGNAGVGTVTGPGIMQIDAGVFKDVRLTERWSMRVQGQARNLPNHPNFTNPNMNMDSADYGKIRGLNGNAYSRLITGGVRILF, encoded by the coding sequence ATGAAAGCTGTGAAGCTCAAGAGTCCGGCAGGGCCCCTGTTCGTTCTCCTGCTGTTGGTTTCGTCACTATCCGCCCCGGTGGCGGCGCAATCCACATTTGGCTCGGTTGTCGGACAGGTGGCCGATTCCACGGGCGGGGCGGTTCCGAACGCGAAGGTCGGACTGTTGGAGGTCAGGACCCACGTGACGCGGCAGGCCACGACTTCGCCGGACGGCCTGTATGAGTTCCTGAATGTACCCCAAGGCGAGTACAAGATTGTGATCGAGATGGCCGGGTTCAAGAGGTTCGCGACGGCGAACTTCGAGTTGCAGGCGCGGCAGATTGTCCGCATGGACGCGGGCCTGGTAGTGGGTGAGGTGGCATCGACGGTGGAAGTGGCGGCGAGCGCGCCGCTGGTGAACACGGAGACACCCACGGTCTCGTCGGTGCGGAGCAACGAGCAACTGTTGAAGGGTCCGTTCATGTACCGGTCGGCGGCCACGTCGCCGGCGCGGGTGCTGGGGCTATTCTCGGAGTCGCAGTTAGGAGTGAGCGAAGAGCGGCAGTTCTCGCTGTCGGGCGGCATGGTGTACCAGAACGACGTTTCGGTGGATGGCATCCTGTCGACGAACATTCGCGACAACGGCATCGGGTTGCGGGCGGAAGGGCTGTTCCCGTCGACGGACACGATCCAGGAGCTGAAGGTGAGCTCGGTGAACAACAACGCCGAGTTCGCGCAGATGGGCAGCATCACGACGATCACGAAGTCGGGCACGAACGCGTATCACGGGTCTGTGCTGTACAACTACTACGGCAACTCGATGCGGGCGAACCCGTCGTACTTCGCGAAGCAGGTGAACAACGGCGTGCTGCCGCGTGAAGTGAACAACGACATTGTCGGCAACGTAGGCGGGCGCATCATTCCGAACCGGACGTTCTTCTTCACGGCGTATGAGCGGCTGACGAAGTATGGGCTGGTGCGCAACTCGACCAGTGGAATCACGGTGCCGGAGAATGATATCCGGCAGGGCGATTTCTCGCGGTTCCTGACGACGGCGCAGAAGATAGTGATCAACGATCCGGCGACGAACCAGCCGTTCGCGGGCAACATCATTCCGGCGAGCCGGATCAACAGCGTGAGCCGGAAGATTGCGGACAAGTACATCGGACCGGTGAACGTGGCGAGCAACCTGTATTTCTACCTGCAGGACAACGCTCCGGAAATCCAGCAGAACTACGACGTGCGGGTCGACCATTACTTCGGAAACCGTCACAATGTGTTCGGCCGGTACAGTTGGAAGGCCTATAACCGGAAGGCGGCGACGAACTTCGAGTCGGAGGGTGGGCTGCAGACTTTGACGCCTTCGCACACGATGGTGCTGTCGGACAACTTCGTGATCCGGCCGAACCTGATCAACGAGGCGCGCTTCGGCTTCAGCCTGCTGAAGGATGTGACGCTGTCGGGGATCCGGGCGCGGGACTTCCTGCAGGATACGGGGCTGAAGCTGGTGACGTCGAGCATCCCGGATATTTCGGGCGCCTCGAATGTGAACATCAGCGGGTACACGGCGTTTGGCCGCGCGAAGGACCAGCCGCTGGTCACGCATACCTACGAGTTTGGGGACAACGTGACGTGGCAGGCCGGACACCATACAGTGAAGGCCGGCGTGCAGGTGCACTGGCTGAACTTCCAGCAGCCGGCGGGCGGCTATGGGGAACTGGGTACGTTCACGTTCGACAACAACCTGACGCGGGGTACGAATCACCCCTTCGCCAACTTCCTGCTGGGCGTGCCGACGGTGGTGAACCAGACGCAGCCGGGTCCGGGTGTGGATGCGAGCACGAACCACTACGGGTTCTTTGTGCAGGACGAGTGGCGGTTGCGGAAGGTGACGTTCAGCCTGGGTTTGCGCTACGAGCTGCACTCGCCGTTCGAGGATGCGAAGGGCAACATTGCGAACTTCCTGCAGGGGTCGGCCAACGGCGATGTGGTGGTGCCTTCGGAGGCCTCGCGGGCGATGGCGACGCCCCGATTCGTGAACGCGATTGGCACTGCCAGGATCCTGACGGCGGACCAGGCGGGCATTCCGGGGCGGCTGAGGTTCACGGACCGCAACAACTTCGCTCCGCGCATCGGCGTGGCGTGGCGGCCGTTCAACAACAACAAGACGGTGCTGCGAGCGGGCTACGGCCTCTACACGGTGCGCGTCCTGGGGCCGTTCTTCGCGGGCATGACGGACATTCACACGTCGGGCCAGCAGATCTTCACCAACACCTTCAACGACGCGACCAGTTCGCATTCCATTGTCTGGCCGAACACGTCCAACTCTTTGGCGGACCTGGGCAACGTCGCGGTGGGCACGTTGAACTTCAGCTCGGCCAACGCGATCCGGTTCCGGGATCCCTACACGCAGCAGTGGAGTTTCACGATCGAGCGCGAAGTGGCGCGGCGCAACTCAGTGCGCGTCACGTATACCGGCAACCACGGCGTCGGGCTGGTGACGTCGCCGAACATCAATGAGGTGGCGCCCAACACGGTGGGCTACAACAACCTGCCGGCGTCGGCTCGCCAGTATCCAAACTACCGGCAGGTGCGCCTGCGCGCGAACGGCGGCAGCAGCAGCTATCACGACCTGACCTTCCAGCACCGGTTGCTGGGCCTGGGCGGGTTGACGGTGACGAACTCCTACAAGTTCGCGAAGGGGATCAGCAATGTGGAGACGGATCCGAACGTCGCGAACTTCTCGAACGAGATCCCGGCGGATTTGAACAACCGGTTCGATCCGCGCTACTGGCGCGGACCGATGGTGGGCATTCCGTATCACCGGCTGCTGACCGATTTCCTGTGGGACGTTCCGCTGGGCCGCGGGCGGCACTGGGGCCGCAGCTGGAACCGGCTGGTGGATGGGATCGCGGGCGGGTGGACGGTCTCGAGCATCATGATGTTCCAGAGCGGTCCGCACCTGACGCCATTCTTCACGAGCCACTGCCAGGCCGGCACTGACTGTTCCTCCCGCAACCGGCCGGATGTGGTGGCGGGCCAGGATCCGGATACGGGCTTGAAGACGACGGAGGCGTGGTTCAATACGGCGGCGTTCACGAAGGCGCCGTTCCTGAGCGCGGACGGGAAGAGTGTCTTCGCGGGCCGGTTCGGGAATGCGGGCGTGGGTACGGTGACGGGGCCGGGCATCATGCAGATCGACGCGGGTGTCTTCAAGGATGTTCGCCTCACTGAGCGGTGGAGCATGCGGGTGCAGGGCCAGGCGAGGAACCTGCCCAATCATCCGAACTTCACCAACCCCAACATGAATATGGACAGTGCGGACTACGGCAAGATCCGCGGCCTGAACGGCAACGCCTACTCCCGCCTGATCACGGGCGGAGTGCGCATCCTCTTCTAA